A stretch of Nilaparvata lugens isolate BPH chromosome 12, ASM1435652v1, whole genome shotgun sequence DNA encodes these proteins:
- the LOC111055566 gene encoding 40S ribosomal protein S20 — translation MSNFKDVEKPVGEAPQAHRIRITLTSKNIKSLEKVCSDLIESVKKQKLRVKGPVRMPTKILRITTRKTPCGEGSKTWDRFQMRIHKRVIDLHSPAEIVKQITSISIEPGVEVEVTIADS, via the exons ATG AGTAATTTCAAGGATGTTGAAAAGCCAGTGGGTGAAGCACCCCAGGCCCACAGAATCCGAATCACCCTTACATCCAAGAACATCAAGAGCTTGGAGAaag TGTGCTCCGATCTGATTGAGAGCGTGAAGAAGCAGAAGCTGCGTGTGAAGGGACCAGTGCGCATGCCCACCAAGATTCTGCGCATTACGACCCGTAAGACACCCTGTGGTGAGGGGTCCAAGACGTGGGATCGCTTCCAGATGCGCATTCACAAGCGAGTCATCGATCTCCACTCACCCGCCGAAATTGTTAAGCAGATCACTTCTATCAGTATCGAGCCAG GTGTTGAGGTCGAGGTGACAATCGCCGATTCGTAA